From Gimesia panareensis, the proteins below share one genomic window:
- a CDS encoding aldehyde dehydrogenase family protein — translation MKMFCAGQWQDTKQTINVTNPFDQSVIDTVPQGSGEDIQKAVDVLERGAQIMKSMTAYDRSQILQKTAELMLERQDEFARTISMEVGKILGEGQVEASRSAEVIRLSGEEARRMTGEMIPLEGNAGGKNKLGFTLRVPCGIVAAITPFNFPLNLVCHKVGPAIAAGNAILIKPASDTPLSALKLTEILLEAGLPPEAIACVTGPGGEIGRAICTDTRIRKISFTGSYEVGTKICEMAGLKRVTMELGSNSPVVIMDDADLEKAATAITMAGYANAGQVCISAQRILTSSAVKSDFVDLLKSKVDVLTTGNQLEETTKIGPMVRESDASRVEEWVNEAVSQGARLITGGQRQGAIYAPTILDDTTPEMQVVKDEIFGPAVALSYFNDIDEAIRMANDTTYGLSAGVFTQDIDRAMKFARHVESGNIHINWSSQWRADAMPYGGLKHSGTGKEGPKYAIHEMSEEKMVVMHLAD, via the coding sequence ATGAAAATGTTTTGCGCTGGCCAGTGGCAGGATACCAAACAGACCATTAACGTGACGAATCCCTTTGACCAGTCGGTCATCGATACGGTTCCCCAGGGAAGTGGGGAGGACATTCAGAAAGCCGTAGATGTCCTGGAACGGGGCGCTCAGATCATGAAGTCCATGACCGCCTATGATCGCAGCCAGATCCTGCAGAAAACAGCGGAACTGATGCTGGAACGCCAGGACGAATTTGCCCGTACCATCAGCATGGAAGTCGGGAAGATCCTGGGCGAAGGTCAGGTCGAAGCCAGTCGCAGTGCGGAAGTCATCCGACTCTCCGGAGAAGAAGCCCGGCGGATGACCGGCGAAATGATTCCGCTCGAAGGAAACGCGGGGGGCAAAAACAAGCTCGGCTTCACCCTGCGGGTTCCCTGCGGTATCGTGGCCGCGATTACCCCCTTCAACTTTCCGCTGAACCTGGTCTGCCACAAAGTCGGCCCCGCCATCGCCGCCGGTAATGCGATTCTGATCAAACCCGCCAGTGATACGCCGCTTTCAGCCCTGAAACTGACTGAGATCCTGCTCGAAGCCGGTCTGCCTCCCGAAGCGATCGCCTGTGTCACCGGTCCGGGTGGAGAAATCGGCCGCGCCATCTGTACGGACACCCGGATTCGCAAAATCAGCTTTACCGGTTCCTATGAAGTCGGTACAAAAATCTGCGAAATGGCCGGCCTGAAACGTGTGACGATGGAACTGGGCAGCAACAGCCCCGTGGTCATTATGGACGATGCCGATCTGGAAAAAGCAGCTACCGCGATTACGATGGCCGGTTATGCGAATGCCGGACAGGTCTGTATCTCGGCGCAGCGGATTCTGACTTCCTCTGCTGTCAAATCAGATTTCGTTGACCTGCTGAAATCCAAGGTTGATGTTCTGACAACAGGGAATCAGTTGGAAGAGACCACCAAAATCGGCCCCATGGTCCGCGAATCAGATGCCAGCCGCGTCGAAGAGTGGGTCAACGAAGCCGTCAGCCAGGGCGCCCGACTGATTACGGGCGGCCAGCGGCAGGGAGCCATTTATGCCCCGACCATTCTGGATGACACCACGCCGGAAATGCAGGTTGTCAAAGACGAAATCTTTGGTCCCGCGGTCGCTCTGTCTTACTTTAATGATATCGACGAAGCGATCCGGATGGCCAACGATACGACCTACGGTCTGTCAGCCGGGGTATTCACACAGGACATTGACCGGGCCATGAAGTTCGCCCGTCATGTTGAAAGTGGCAATATCCACATTAACTGGTCCAGCCAGTGGCGAGCCGATGCGATGCCTTACGGTGGTCTGAAACACAGCGGGACCGGCAAAGAAGGGCCCAAGTATGCCATTCATGAAATGAGCGAAGAAAAAATGGTGGTGATGCATCTCGCGGACTGA
- a CDS encoding metallophosphoesterase family protein, with protein sequence MDQTTQKGRTIAIGDIHGCDVALGTILYHLELKREDTFICLGDAVDRGPGTKHVIEVLLDLKATCKLIMLKGNHEEMFLDGLHGGTWESAWLQHGGKEALDSYGGRYDLVPEEHRIFMATALDYYETETDIFVHATAVPGVPLEDLTPQELRWDRIKGTESPDPSGRRIICGHTAQKSGKPLVFDGWVCLDTAAYRGNYLTAIDVKTNEMFQAKQSGKYREGKTLEQYAVK encoded by the coding sequence ATGGATCAAACGACTCAGAAAGGACGCACGATTGCAATCGGTGATATTCACGGTTGCGATGTTGCGCTGGGGACAATTCTCTACCACCTGGAGTTGAAGCGGGAAGATACATTCATCTGCCTGGGCGATGCCGTCGATCGCGGTCCCGGGACGAAGCATGTGATCGAAGTGCTGCTGGATCTGAAAGCAACCTGCAAGCTGATCATGCTCAAGGGAAACCACGAAGAGATGTTTCTGGATGGGCTGCATGGGGGGACCTGGGAATCCGCCTGGCTGCAGCATGGGGGAAAAGAAGCCCTCGACTCTTACGGGGGACGCTATGACCTCGTGCCCGAGGAACATCGGATTTTCATGGCGACTGCGCTGGACTATTACGAGACGGAGACCGACATCTTCGTACATGCGACCGCTGTGCCCGGCGTGCCGCTGGAAGATTTAACCCCACAGGAACTGCGCTGGGACCGGATCAAGGGGACTGAATCGCCCGATCCCTCCGGGCGTCGGATCATCTGCGGGCACACCGCACAGAAATCGGGAAAGCCGCTGGTATTCGACGGCTGGGTCTGTCTGGACACGGCTGCTTACCGCGGGAACTATCTCACCGCGATTGACGTGAAGACCAACGAAATGTTTCAGGCCAAGCAATCCGGAAAATACCGCGAAGGCAAGACCCTGGAACAGTATGCAGTGAAGTAG
- a CDS encoding zinc ribbon domain-containing protein, with product MKVPSGTQKKKRTATATKSADTDDFLASFDIDKIEDKEARICPRCGQDADEEDIECSNCGVNLTTGRMSEATRKKRKRKGPAIEDFYSKSWGDAYTFLGNHKGLATKTFFYSFIASTLFFCSIFMMFWCHRTPPKAFWGFIAFVSIMAVPGWIWFIQTEVVRFALQRKDKLKRINFDFFLCSALGMKFIFWVVLFSLPAQAVFGTIGYYYITNGSIPIGAVFIGVGFIPTFLMFPLAMPHMTMADSTPGWMVHKLGKVFLTLAKPALFWCFVFFVTTLPAIGCLAAIGAISGSDLDTFFSNVRYNSAIAADNDAKETADENKIKDFVAGPLVGKKPVELKPMVLILPSILWLFVCLFYAPTLIYNARVNGLLAVHCKPDLQLVTKIQEVKYVSKAEKEKTGPPTPRWKLSLTGIGIGILVGAAMFFLIPILPKLLLSVLLIIMAVAQIGCFFTILAKIKQNEGIGYAILGFFVSLYAYVMGWIYAKKDKEVGGTMMLWTLFIIAGVLTQIGVGYHAVSSLLSELQKANAQADENPAAEPAAVDVGEGPADPGVDAAPAEPAVP from the coding sequence GTGAAAGTCCCCTCTGGGACACAGAAAAAGAAACGGACTGCCACCGCTACCAAGTCCGCAGATACGGATGATTTTCTAGCCAGTTTTGACATCGATAAAATCGAGGACAAGGAAGCACGTATCTGCCCGCGTTGTGGCCAGGACGCCGACGAAGAGGATATCGAATGCTCCAACTGTGGCGTGAATCTGACCACAGGTCGCATGAGCGAAGCGACCCGCAAGAAACGAAAACGTAAAGGCCCGGCAATCGAGGATTTCTACTCTAAATCCTGGGGAGATGCCTACACATTTTTGGGCAACCACAAAGGGCTGGCAACCAAAACGTTTTTCTATTCCTTCATTGCCAGTACGCTTTTCTTCTGTTCAATTTTCATGATGTTCTGGTGCCACCGGACTCCCCCCAAGGCCTTCTGGGGTTTCATTGCCTTTGTCTCCATCATGGCAGTTCCGGGCTGGATCTGGTTCATCCAGACTGAAGTCGTCCGTTTTGCCTTACAGAGAAAAGACAAGCTCAAGCGCATCAACTTCGACTTCTTCCTCTGCTCAGCGCTGGGCATGAAGTTTATCTTCTGGGTCGTCCTGTTCAGCCTGCCCGCCCAGGCCGTGTTTGGCACGATCGGTTACTACTACATCACCAACGGATCGATTCCCATCGGTGCCGTATTCATCGGCGTCGGTTTCATCCCGACTTTTCTGATGTTCCCGCTGGCAATGCCACACATGACCATGGCCGACTCTACGCCAGGCTGGATGGTGCACAAACTGGGCAAGGTGTTCTTAACCCTCGCGAAACCGGCCCTGTTCTGGTGTTTTGTCTTCTTCGTCACCACGCTGCCCGCCATCGGCTGCCTGGCGGCCATAGGTGCTATCTCCGGCAGTGATCTGGATACTTTTTTCTCAAACGTACGCTACAACTCAGCCATTGCAGCTGACAACGATGCCAAAGAAACGGCCGATGAGAACAAGATCAAAGATTTTGTCGCCGGTCCACTGGTAGGTAAGAAACCGGTGGAACTGAAACCCATGGTGTTGATCCTGCCTTCGATTCTGTGGCTGTTTGTCTGCCTGTTCTATGCCCCCACTCTGATCTACAACGCCCGGGTGAATGGCCTGTTGGCAGTGCACTGTAAACCGGACCTGCAGCTGGTCACCAAAATCCAGGAAGTCAAATACGTCTCCAAAGCAGAGAAGGAAAAAACCGGCCCCCCCACGCCCCGCTGGAAGCTGTCACTGACCGGAATCGGGATCGGAATCCTTGTCGGGGCGGCAATGTTCTTTCTGATACCCATTCTACCGAAGCTTCTGTTGAGCGTCCTGCTCATCATCATGGCCGTGGCACAAATCGGCTGCTTCTTTACCATTCTCGCCAAGATCAAACAGAACGAAGGAATCGGTTACGCCATTCTGGGCTTTTTTGTCTCCCTTTACGCCTACGTCATGGGCTGGATCTATGCCAAGAAAGACAAAGAGGTTGGCGGTACCATGATGCTCTGGACCCTGTTTATTATTGCCGGCGTGCTCACACAAATCGGCGTGGGCTACCACGCCGTCAGTAGTCTGCTCTCTGAGCTGCAGAAAGCAAATGCTCAGGCAGATGAGAACCCGGCAGCGGAACCGGCTGCGGTTGACGTTGGAGAAGGCCCCGCAGACCCCGGAGTCGATGCGGCCCCCGCAGAACCAGCGGTCCCATAA
- the tatC gene encoding twin-arginine translocase subunit TatC — protein sequence MKPQSHDLFDESTMSFGDHLEALRIHLWKALIGLAICVVLALFIGHKIVAIVRAPIDSALKEYNLDKLPEENPEEQQKSIEELIASLNAQQNPTVETKALQKILKDYQYRLNSLEDTMAEPVTLAVQEAFTTIYLKVSFVAGLVMASPWVIYQIWLFVAAGLYPHERKYVYIYLPISIFLFLGGALFCFYAVFPFVLNFLLGFNKLLGVNPQIRLSEWISFAITLPLMFGLSFQLPLVMLFLERISVFTVNDYKEKTRMAILIISIISMLMTPADPMSMLLMMLPLLFLYGLGIAMCKYFPSANASPFEAA from the coding sequence ATGAAACCACAGTCTCACGATCTATTTGACGAATCGACCATGAGTTTCGGGGATCACCTCGAAGCCCTGCGTATCCACCTCTGGAAGGCACTGATTGGACTGGCGATCTGTGTGGTCCTGGCACTGTTCATCGGACATAAAATTGTCGCGATCGTGCGGGCTCCCATCGATTCTGCCCTGAAAGAATACAACCTGGACAAACTACCCGAGGAAAATCCGGAAGAACAGCAGAAGAGCATCGAAGAACTGATTGCCAGCCTCAACGCACAGCAGAACCCCACCGTGGAAACCAAAGCCCTGCAGAAAATTCTGAAAGACTATCAGTACCGTCTCAATAGCCTGGAAGATACCATGGCCGAGCCGGTCACGCTCGCCGTACAGGAAGCCTTCACCACGATCTACCTCAAAGTCTCCTTCGTGGCCGGACTGGTGATGGCCAGCCCCTGGGTGATTTATCAGATCTGGCTGTTCGTGGCAGCCGGGCTCTATCCCCATGAACGCAAGTACGTCTATATCTACCTGCCGATCAGCATTTTCCTGTTCCTGGGAGGTGCCCTGTTCTGCTTCTACGCGGTCTTCCCGTTCGTGCTCAACTTCCTGCTTGGCTTCAACAAGCTATTGGGAGTCAATCCGCAGATTCGGCTTTCGGAATGGATCAGCTTCGCCATTACCCTGCCGTTGATGTTCGGCCTCAGTTTCCAGCTGCCGCTGGTGATGCTCTTCCTGGAGCGTATTTCGGTCTTCACAGTGAATGATTATAAAGAAAAAACCCGTATGGCGATTCTGATCATTTCCATCATCTCGATGCTGATGACCCCTGCGGACCCGATGAGCATGCTGCTGATGATGCTGCCGCTACTGTTTCTGTATGGACTGGGAATCGCGATGTGTAAATATTTCCCCAGCGCCAACGCCAGCCCGTTTGAAGCAGCCTGA
- a CDS encoding tetratricopeptide repeat protein produces MPETSSSAFYEEYPCDSLNALIQHAQELTHQGKSSEARALFFSSDFQGPHWQRHLGLGEYLLANGQTSEAIEPFSQVLDHAHQTDTAPLRSIACHNLAVAYRELGYFQLAAQFQQYSIAWGDLRSANHQTLENEVHQLSDHAACDLTGRANDAILQQDYPLAEQLLNISLAREILYGDADAQAADWGNLGILQGLQGNHCRAITYLRKAYVLHRQMDNRPAMGQDLLHLAEVFQLTGRLKCAIRCLQRAIHCYTQNNQTHAEQKACARLAELQRLLRVQQHDPLLN; encoded by the coding sequence GTGCCTGAGACATCCTCTTCCGCTTTCTACGAAGAATATCCCTGCGATTCACTGAATGCACTCATCCAACATGCGCAAGAGTTGACCCATCAGGGAAAGTCCAGCGAAGCGCGTGCCCTCTTTTTTTCCTCTGATTTTCAGGGGCCCCACTGGCAACGCCACCTGGGACTGGGGGAATATCTTCTTGCAAACGGGCAGACTTCCGAAGCCATCGAACCGTTCTCCCAGGTACTGGATCATGCCCACCAGACTGACACTGCTCCGCTTCGGTCGATCGCCTGCCATAACCTGGCAGTGGCCTATCGGGAACTGGGTTACTTCCAGCTTGCTGCACAGTTTCAGCAATACTCGATCGCCTGGGGAGACTTACGCTCAGCAAATCATCAGACTCTGGAAAACGAAGTCCATCAACTCTCTGACCATGCGGCCTGCGATCTGACCGGCAGAGCCAATGACGCCATCCTGCAGCAGGATTACCCGCTCGCTGAGCAATTACTGAACATTTCCCTCGCGCGGGAAATTCTCTACGGTGATGCCGACGCCCAGGCAGCCGACTGGGGCAACCTAGGAATATTACAGGGGTTGCAGGGAAACCATTGCCGTGCGATCACGTACCTGCGCAAAGCCTATGTCCTGCACAGACAGATGGATAACCGACCTGCCATGGGTCAGGATCTGCTGCATCTGGCGGAAGTCTTCCAGTTGACGGGGCGTTTGAAATGTGCCATCCGCTGCCTGCAGCGCGCCATCCACTGTTATACACAAAACAATCAAACCCATGCAGAACAGAAGGCCTGTGCCCGATTAGCTGAATTGCAACGATTACTCAGAGTTCAACAACACGATCCGCTCTTAAACTGA
- the groL gene encoding chaperonin GroEL (60 kDa chaperone family; promotes refolding of misfolded polypeptides especially under stressful conditions; forms two stacked rings of heptamers to form a barrel-shaped 14mer; ends can be capped by GroES; misfolded proteins enter the barrel where they are refolded when GroES binds), producing MAKMIAFDQEAQEAMRRGISKLAKAVRVTLGPKGRNVILEKSFGSPTVTKDGVSVAREIELSDKFEDMGARMVREVASKTSDIAGDGTTTATIMAEAIYNEGLKSVVAGVSPIAMKRGMDKAVEDIVDKLHKMSIECKNKKAISQVGKVASNGDEEIGKILADAMEQVGKDGVITVEEGQSLQTSFEVVEGMQFDRGYLSPYFVTDPQSMSCDLEDCYVLVHEKKISNIKDLVPVLEKVVNAGKPLLIIAEDIEGEALSTLVINKLRGTFRCCAVKAPGYGDRRKAMLQDIAIMVGGQAIFEDLGIQLENLQLSDLGVAKKVSVDKDNTTIIEGGGKPGEIKARIDQIRRELENSTSDYDKEKLEERIAKLSGGVAQINVGAATESEMKEKKARVEDALHAVRAAVAEGILPGGGVALLRCSAACKPTGLSQEEKVGYEIILRACRAPLTSIANNAGDDGSVVCEKVSELEGSMGYNAATSKYEDLVKTGIIDPTRVTRSALQNSASVSTLLLTSDALIAEKGKDDHGDDDLH from the coding sequence ATGGCAAAGATGATTGCCTTCGATCAGGAAGCTCAGGAAGCGATGCGACGCGGCATCAGCAAGCTGGCTAAAGCCGTTCGTGTCACACTGGGACCGAAAGGTCGTAACGTCATTCTCGAGAAAAGCTTTGGTTCTCCGACAGTCACCAAAGACGGCGTGTCGGTTGCCCGCGAAATCGAACTTTCAGACAAGTTCGAAGACATGGGAGCCCGCATGGTGCGTGAAGTTGCCAGCAAAACTTCCGATATTGCTGGTGACGGTACGACGACTGCTACCATCATGGCCGAAGCCATCTACAACGAAGGTCTGAAGTCCGTTGTCGCTGGTGTCAGCCCGATTGCCATGAAGCGTGGCATGGACAAAGCCGTCGAAGACATTGTGGACAAGCTTCACAAAATGTCGATCGAGTGCAAAAACAAAAAAGCCATCTCCCAGGTTGGTAAGGTGGCTTCCAACGGCGATGAAGAAATCGGCAAAATCCTGGCAGACGCCATGGAGCAGGTCGGTAAAGATGGTGTGATCACCGTTGAGGAAGGTCAGAGCCTGCAGACCAGCTTCGAAGTTGTCGAAGGGATGCAGTTCGATCGCGGTTACCTCTCACCTTACTTCGTCACCGATCCCCAGAGCATGTCCTGCGACCTGGAAGACTGCTACGTGCTGGTGCACGAAAAGAAGATTTCCAACATCAAGGATCTGGTTCCTGTCCTGGAAAAAGTGGTTAACGCCGGTAAGCCGCTGCTGATCATTGCAGAAGACATCGAAGGCGAAGCCCTCTCGACTCTGGTGATCAACAAGCTGCGTGGTACCTTCCGCTGCTGTGCCGTGAAGGCCCCCGGTTATGGCGATCGTCGTAAAGCCATGCTGCAGGATATTGCTATCATGGTTGGTGGACAGGCCATCTTCGAAGACCTCGGTATTCAGCTGGAAAATCTGCAGCTGTCTGACCTGGGTGTTGCCAAGAAGGTTTCTGTCGATAAAGACAACACCACGATTATCGAAGGTGGTGGCAAGCCTGGTGAAATCAAGGCCCGTATCGACCAGATCCGTCGCGAACTGGAAAACTCAACCAGTGATTACGACAAGGAAAAACTGGAAGAGCGGATCGCCAAACTATCCGGCGGTGTGGCCCAGATCAACGTGGGTGCCGCAACCGAAAGTGAAATGAAAGAAAAGAAAGCCCGCGTCGAAGACGCACTGCACGCTGTGCGGGCTGCTGTCGCTGAAGGAATTCTCCCCGGCGGTGGTGTCGCTCTGCTGCGTTGCTCTGCTGCCTGCAAGCCGACCGGTCTTTCCCAGGAAGAAAAAGTGGGTTACGAGATCATTCTGCGTGCCTGCCGTGCTCCGCTGACTTCGATCGCCAACAACGCCGGCGATGATGGCAGCGTGGTCTGCGAAAAGGTATCGGAACTGGAAGGCAGCATGGGCTACAACGCCGCGACTTCCAAGTACGAAGACCTGGTCAAAACCGGGATCATTGACCCGACCCGTGTGACCCGGTCCGCTCTGCAGAATTCCGCCAGTGTCTCAACCCTGCTGCTGACCAGTGATGCTCTGATCGCTGAAAAAGGCAAGGATGACCATGGCGACGACGACCTGCACTAA
- a CDS encoding dual specificity protein phosphatase family protein → MSTSTEQDAAVQPASKSARQYKLIKISLLVCALIGAGVLVWEGLLEDRLVAKRFGVVEPGKIYRSGQISSYLIEPVLREHKIEKVIALNGSDLQKPYLKAEVATAKKLHIEHQVLHLIGDGTGNVEDYAEAVAEIMRCEKAGKPVLVHCAAGAQRTGGVVAAYRMLVQKKSPEEAYQELLIYDWKPHKDQALIDYLNQHLAELSKLLEQKIDWYEPPAQIPVIGK, encoded by the coding sequence ATGAGTACCAGCACTGAGCAGGATGCGGCCGTGCAACCCGCCAGCAAATCGGCCCGGCAGTATAAACTGATCAAAATCTCCCTTCTGGTCTGCGCCCTGATTGGTGCCGGGGTCCTGGTCTGGGAAGGCCTGCTGGAAGACCGCCTGGTCGCGAAACGCTTTGGCGTCGTGGAACCCGGGAAAATCTATCGTAGCGGCCAGATTTCCAGCTACCTGATTGAACCGGTCCTCCGTGAACATAAGATCGAGAAAGTGATCGCCCTCAATGGCAGCGACCTGCAGAAACCCTATCTGAAAGCCGAAGTCGCCACAGCGAAAAAACTGCATATCGAACACCAGGTGCTGCACCTGATCGGCGACGGGACGGGCAACGTCGAAGATTACGCGGAAGCGGTTGCCGAAATCATGCGCTGTGAAAAGGCCGGTAAACCGGTCCTCGTACATTGCGCCGCTGGTGCCCAGCGAACCGGTGGTGTCGTGGCTGCTTATCGCATGCTGGTTCAGAAAAAATCACCTGAAGAAGCTTATCAGGAACTTCTGATCTACGACTGGAAACCTCATAAAGATCAGGCGCTCATCGATTACCTGAATCAGCACCTGGCTGAGCTCTCAAAGCTGCTCGAACAGAAGATCGACTGGTATGAACCGCCGGCCCAGATCCCTGTGATCGGAAAATAA
- a CDS encoding argininosuccinate synthase: MAREKVVLAYSGGLDTSVAVKWINEKYNMDVITYTCDLGQGRDVDGIKEKAIKTGAVEAVIEDTKNMFVDFFVWPSLMAGTMYEGKYPLATALGRPLIAHRMVEVAKEHGATAVAHGCTGKGNDQVRFDVSFQTLAPQLKIIAPVREWKWTRTEELQYAKDHGIEVEATKESIFSIDQNLWGRSVEAGVLEDPWVAPPKEAYKWTVSPEDAPNQPVELEIEFEQGRPIAIDGKEMDGADLILHLNKIGGENGVGRIDHVENRLVGIKSREIYEAPAAVILHNAHRELEYLTLSRQSLRFKTFVSQTCSDIIYDGLWYSSFHQDLMGFVEKNQRFVSGTVRVSLYKGNHTVTGLKSEHSLYSPELATYEEGDQFPHETALGFIRIHGLAQQTQARQQLLKGEPSSKPTRIMPPSQSDKS, translated from the coding sequence GTGGCAAGAGAAAAAGTAGTTCTGGCATACAGTGGTGGTCTGGATACTTCGGTCGCCGTCAAGTGGATCAATGAAAAATACAACATGGACGTGATCACTTATACCTGTGATCTCGGCCAGGGTCGCGACGTGGATGGAATCAAGGAAAAAGCGATCAAAACCGGTGCGGTTGAAGCCGTCATCGAAGATACGAAGAACATGTTCGTCGATTTCTTCGTCTGGCCTTCACTGATGGCGGGCACGATGTACGAAGGCAAGTACCCCCTGGCGACTGCCCTGGGACGCCCGCTGATCGCCCACCGGATGGTGGAAGTGGCCAAAGAACATGGAGCGACAGCCGTCGCCCACGGATGTACCGGCAAAGGGAACGACCAGGTCCGGTTCGATGTCTCTTTCCAGACGCTGGCCCCGCAGCTGAAGATCATCGCTCCCGTTCGCGAATGGAAATGGACGCGCACCGAAGAGCTGCAGTACGCCAAAGACCACGGCATCGAAGTCGAGGCCACCAAAGAGAGTATTTTCAGTATCGACCAGAACCTCTGGGGACGCTCTGTAGAAGCTGGTGTGCTGGAAGATCCGTGGGTGGCTCCCCCGAAAGAAGCTTATAAATGGACGGTTTCTCCTGAAGACGCTCCGAATCAACCGGTCGAACTCGAAATCGAATTTGAGCAGGGCCGTCCCATCGCCATCGATGGCAAAGAAATGGACGGTGCCGACCTGATTCTGCATCTGAACAAGATCGGCGGCGAAAACGGAGTGGGCCGGATCGACCACGTTGAGAACCGACTGGTGGGGATCAAGAGCCGCGAGATTTACGAAGCGCCGGCTGCAGTCATCCTGCACAATGCACACCGTGAACTGGAATACCTGACACTCAGCCGCCAGTCGCTGCGGTTCAAAACCTTTGTCAGCCAGACCTGCAGTGATATTATTTACGATGGTCTCTGGTACAGTTCCTTCCATCAGGACCTGATGGGATTCGTGGAAAAGAACCAGCGGTTTGTTTCCGGGACCGTGCGCGTGTCGCTGTATAAAGGAAATCATACTGTGACCGGTCTGAAGAGTGAGCACAGCCTTTACAGTCCTGAACTGGCGACCTACGAAGAAGGCGATCAGTTCCCGCACGAGACGGCGCTGGGCTTCATTCGGATTCATGGGCTGGCACAACAGACACAAGCCCGCCAGCAGTTGTTGAAGGGTGAACCGAGTTCGAAACCGACCCGGATCATGCCCCCCAGTCAATCAGACAAATCCTGA
- the groES gene encoding co-chaperone GroES yields MAKKAAKASKGARIVPLGDKVVLKREVAESTTAGGIVLPDSAQDKPQRGEVVAVGDGHVKSDGTKLPLTVKEGDRVIFSPYGGDEIKIGGEEYLLLRESDILATY; encoded by the coding sequence ATGGCGAAGAAGGCTGCCAAAGCAAGTAAAGGCGCCCGTATTGTCCCTCTTGGTGACAAAGTCGTTCTGAAAAGAGAAGTTGCAGAATCAACCACCGCGGGTGGAATTGTCTTACCTGACAGTGCTCAGGACAAGCCACAGCGTGGAGAAGTCGTCGCCGTGGGAGATGGACACGTCAAATCAGACGGAACCAAGCTGCCATTGACCGTGAAAGAGGGCGACCGTGTCATTTTCAGTCCTTACGGCGGAGATGAGATCAAAATCGGCGGAGAAGAATACCTGCTGCTCCGCGAAAGTGACATTCTGGCAACTTACTAA